From a region of the Thermoplasmata archaeon genome:
- the cas4 gene encoding CRISPR-associated protein Cas4, with protein sequence MDLWNIYVFIAIILILLIFSILAYLRSKRSLKRIGLRGNEIYADMEIRATTSLYSESLGLVGKPDRITRQGNEIIVWEFKSREAPAIPFDSHIMQLAAYAILAEEKFKTKVSKGIIRYSNKTFEIAIDKALKERVTELIKEIQRYPPEGQVYRNHNDKARCLKCEYREICKYSLI encoded by the coding sequence ATGGATCTCTGGAATATTTACGTTTTTATTGCAATTATTTTAATTTTATTAATCTTCTCAATCTTAGCATATTTACGTTCTAAAAGATCATTAAAAAGAATTGGTTTAAGGGGAAATGAGATATATGCAGACATGGAAATAAGGGCGACAACATCTTTATATTCAGAGTCTCTAGGACTGGTAGGTAAGCCTGACAGAATTACCAGGCAAGGCAATGAAATCATAGTTTGGGAATTTAAATCAAGAGAAGCGCCGGCAATTCCTTTTGATAGCCATATAATGCAATTAGCTGCATATGCAATTTTAGCAGAAGAAAAATTTAAAACAAAGGTGAGCAAAGGGATTATCAGGTACAGTAACAAAACATTCGAGATCGCAATTGACAAAGCATTAAAAGAGAGAGTAACAGAACTGATTAAAGAGATACAGCGATACCCTCCGGAAGGGCAGGTATATAGAAATCATAATGACAAAGCTCGATGTTTAAAATGTGAATATAGAGAAATATGCAAATATTCTCTTATCTAA
- a CDS encoding molybdopterin-dependent oxidoreductase yields MRFFSACPKDCYDSCSIWTDLDDKLYINGNKEHPVTNGFLCYKSKFFVDAYYSEKRVLYPMKAVGKKGEGKFERLEWNKALEIISDKIQETMDTYGPESILNVEYAGNKGLISYYFPQRFFNYLGTAKLLHSACDEAGARALEQLYGSFNSVDPLEILNSELIIYWGINSVWTNVHGYYLAKKSKAYMIAIDPLATETSKKADWHIKIKIGTDITLALGLANYIIKNKKYDKDFISLSTIGFDNFAAKVEKYSLDYTSSITGIKKEDIIALAELYLTKKSIIHIGYGFQRSLHGGDTVKAIAILPALLGNMNGLIYSLKNDLDYKYLAGSNDNRVLIKQSQLGRELKEKNIKFMFVYNSNPFATLPNQEALRDAVKNGLFIVVHDLFFTDSTDFADIVLPATTFFEQNDLVVSYFHNYINLNQKIVEPRGECKSNYELFTLLAKHMKLPDPALIESESEIISKVLSQLNINTEEFYNHGFAKIKVPNSSGKINFNYIDTDLKKNSIDGKFIFLSLTHIKSMHSQFNILTSFDTALRVNRNDALNLGIKDGDLIEVKSTAGALNMTAIISDDIPEGVVAAYKGAWPKLNDGKNINFVVEDLVQERYGSGTALQSTYVSIKKVR; encoded by the coding sequence ATGAGGTTTTTCAGTGCATGCCCAAAAGACTGCTATGACTCTTGTTCTATATGGACAGATCTAGATGATAAACTATATATTAATGGCAATAAAGAACATCCGGTAACAAATGGATTCTTATGCTATAAATCTAAATTTTTTGTGGACGCATATTACTCAGAAAAAAGAGTGCTTTATCCGATGAAAGCAGTTGGTAAAAAAGGAGAAGGTAAATTTGAAAGATTGGAATGGAATAAAGCATTAGAAATCATTTCTGATAAAATTCAAGAAACTATGGATACTTATGGACCTGAAAGCATATTAAATGTAGAATATGCCGGCAATAAAGGTTTGATTTCATATTATTTTCCGCAACGTTTTTTTAATTATCTTGGCACTGCAAAACTATTACATAGCGCATGTGACGAAGCCGGTGCTAGAGCACTGGAACAACTGTATGGCTCTTTCAATAGCGTAGATCCATTAGAGATCCTGAATTCTGAATTGATAATATATTGGGGAATTAACAGTGTTTGGACCAATGTTCATGGCTATTATCTTGCTAAAAAGAGCAAGGCATATATGATAGCTATAGATCCTTTAGCTACTGAAACGTCTAAAAAAGCAGATTGGCATATAAAAATCAAGATAGGAACAGATATTACGCTAGCTCTCGGATTGGCAAATTATATCATAAAAAATAAAAAATATGATAAAGATTTTATAAGTCTATCAACGATCGGTTTTGATAATTTTGCAGCTAAGGTTGAAAAGTACAGTTTAGATTATACATCCTCAATCACAGGCATTAAAAAGGAGGATATTATAGCTCTGGCAGAGCTTTATCTAACAAAAAAAAGCATTATACATATAGGATATGGATTTCAGAGAAGCTTGCATGGTGGAGATACCGTTAAAGCAATTGCTATATTGCCAGCACTTTTGGGTAACATGAATGGGCTTATATACAGTCTTAAAAATGACCTGGATTATAAATATCTTGCAGGCTCAAATGATAATAGAGTACTGATTAAACAGTCTCAGCTCGGAAGAGAATTAAAAGAAAAAAACATCAAGTTCATGTTTGTATACAATAGTAATCCATTTGCTACTTTACCAAATCAAGAGGCTCTAAGAGACGCAGTCAAAAACGGTTTGTTTATTGTTGTTCATGATCTCTTTTTTACAGACTCTACTGATTTTGCAGATATCGTTTTGCCTGCCACTACTTTTTTTGAGCAAAATGATTTGGTAGTTTCATATTTTCACAATTATATCAACTTAAACCAGAAAATAGTAGAGCCAAGAGGAGAGTGCAAATCAAACTATGAACTATTCACTTTACTGGCAAAGCATATGAAATTGCCTGATCCTGCGCTTATAGAATCTGAATCTGAAATTATCTCAAAGGTACTGAGCCAGTTAAATATAAACACAGAAGAATTTTATAACCATGGCTTTGCAAAGATAAAGGTTCCAAATTCCAGTGGTAAGATAAATTTTAATTATATAGATACTGATTTAAAGAAGAATAGCATAGATGGAAAATTTATATTTTTAAGCTTAACTCATATTAAGTCCATGCACTCTCAGTTCAATATTTTAACTTCGTTTGACACTGCTTTAAGAGTCAACAGAAACGATGCTTTAAATTTGGGAATTAAAGATGGAGATCTGATAGAGGTAAAAAGCACTGCAGGTGCTTTGAATATGACCGCAATAATATCTGATGATATTCCTGAAGGTGTAGTAGCAGCATATAAAGGTGCTTGGCCTAAACTGAATGATGGAAAAAACATCAATTTTGTGGTTGAAGACCTCGTTCAAGAACGCTATGGATCTGGAACAGCACTGCAATCCACCTACGTATCTATAAAAAAGGTTAGATAA
- the mvk gene encoding mevalonate kinase — MESTAPAKIILFGEHAVVYGEPAIAMAINIRSTVKLTQADKFLINGEIPDSKFHSYIKKAIELYWKEGPLNVTTKSMIPHASGLGSSASITVSTVSSILALQNDWSKEKIAKNSFEIEYLVQGAASPTDTSTVTSGGVVLVSRHKPALLWEIEKEGNRWYINNIDISQLSLIIGCSSIKGVTHEQVEKVRKYVNNSSFAREVIKEIGDITVSSISALKNGDYETLGNLMKKNQSLLSILGVSHPQIQSMINEVEKYSYGSKITGAGGGGCIIILTDEKDEVSKILKAGGWEAYQVKMDKEGVKVY, encoded by the coding sequence ATGGAATCAACAGCACCGGCAAAAATAATATTGTTCGGAGAGCATGCGGTCGTTTATGGAGAGCCTGCCATAGCGATGGCCATAAATATACGAAGTACGGTCAAGTTAACTCAGGCAGATAAGTTTTTGATAAATGGGGAAATTCCCGATTCCAAGTTTCATAGCTACATAAAAAAGGCCATAGAACTTTACTGGAAAGAAGGACCTTTGAATGTAACAACAAAGAGCATGATTCCACATGCTTCTGGTCTAGGATCTTCAGCATCTATTACAGTTTCTACTGTTTCTTCTATTTTAGCGCTGCAGAATGATTGGAGCAAAGAAAAAATTGCAAAAAATAGTTTTGAGATAGAATATTTAGTGCAGGGCGCAGCAAGTCCTACTGATACATCTACAGTAACTTCAGGCGGTGTAGTTTTGGTATCTAGACATAAACCGGCCCTATTATGGGAAATTGAAAAAGAAGGAAATAGATGGTATATAAACAATATAGATATCAGCCAGCTATCGTTGATAATAGGTTGCTCAAGCATAAAAGGAGTAACTCATGAGCAGGTAGAAAAAGTTAGGAAATATGTAAATAACAGCAGTTTTGCAAGAGAGGTTATAAAGGAAATAGGAGATATTACAGTTTCTTCGATTTCAGCACTAAAAAATGGAGACTATGAAACATTGGGAAATTTAATGAAAAAAAATCAAAGTTTATTGTCAATTTTGGGTGTCAGTCATCCGCAGATACAGAGCATGATAAACGAAGTTGAAAAATATTCATACGGCTCTAAAATTACAGGTGCAGGTGGCGGGGGATGCATTATTATACTCACTGATGAAAAGGATGAAGTATCAAAAATATTAAAGGCCGGGGGTTGGGAAGCATACCAAGTAAAAATGGATAAAGAAGGTGTGAAGGTTTACTGA
- the gyrA gene encoding DNA gyrase subunit A — MPEKITAIEQEMRKSYMDYAMSVIVGRSLPDVRDGLKPVQRRILYSMYELNLEHDKPYKKCARIVGEVMGKYHPHGDTAIYDSIVHMAQNFSMRYPLVDGQGNFGSIDGDSAAAMRYTEARLTKISGDMLEDIEKDTVDKVLNFDGSLEEPLLLPSKVPNLLINGTSGIAVGMATKMPPHNISEILNAIIYYIDNRDCDILQLLNFIEGPDFPTGGIIIGHSSMQQAYLTGRGSFKIRSKYHIEKHEGYVDLVFTEIPYEVNKSELLKAIGVLSKEGTLTGIIGLKDESNKEGIRILIKVKKDANTDVILNQLFEHTPLEISYNVINLTLVDNVPKILNLKELISEFVKFRMNIIIKRSEFELRKAQEREHIVSGLIKALDHIDEIISLIRASNDTSVARDNLMSKFGFTEIQAKAILDMRLQKLTGLERKNLDDEEKDLLKNIESLKDILNNENLRYNIMKDEFLELIRKYGDNRKTEILKEEIERRETEDLIPSEDVVILITNNGYIKRISMQEYRTQGRGGTGILTDSDETDFTKDLFIANTHDYLLFFTNLGRVYSIKTYMIPQVSRRAKGKAIVNFLPKLQDNEKIQATIRVSKFEGSYILIVTKKGIVKKTHIEDYKNIRISGKIAITLKDDDEIVSIKLTNGKNDIFIGSKDGKVIRFSEADIRPLSRTGMGVRGIRLKKDDQVIGSCLDSEGTEIFTVTELGKGKRSRIDKFRKIKRAGTGVIGHKITNLTGAMVDILSVTEDDEVIIITRNGSTIQFKIREVPLLGRQTMGVKLIDLKENDFVSAVTKLKTNQ; from the coding sequence ATGCCAGAAAAAATTACTGCAATTGAGCAGGAAATGCGAAAATCATACATGGACTATGCAATGAGCGTAATAGTGGGCAGATCTCTGCCTGATGTTAGAGATGGTCTGAAACCTGTGCAGAGAAGAATATTGTATTCTATGTACGAATTGAATTTGGAACATGATAAACCGTATAAAAAATGTGCTAGAATAGTGGGAGAGGTTATGGGTAAATATCACCCACACGGAGATACTGCCATATATGATTCTATTGTTCATATGGCTCAAAATTTCTCTATGAGATATCCACTTGTTGATGGCCAAGGTAATTTTGGTAGCATTGATGGAGACTCTGCCGCAGCTATGAGGTACACTGAAGCGCGTCTGACAAAGATCTCTGGGGATATGCTGGAGGATATTGAAAAAGATACTGTTGACAAAGTTCTAAACTTTGATGGCTCACTCGAGGAGCCGTTACTGTTGCCTTCCAAAGTTCCAAATCTACTGATTAATGGAACTTCAGGAATTGCGGTAGGGATGGCTACCAAGATGCCACCACACAACATTTCTGAAATTTTAAATGCTATAATATATTATATTGATAACAGAGACTGCGATATTTTACAACTTTTAAATTTTATTGAGGGACCAGATTTTCCCACTGGCGGCATTATTATTGGGCATAGTTCTATGCAACAGGCATATCTTACAGGGAGAGGATCTTTTAAAATACGATCAAAGTACCACATAGAAAAACATGAGGGGTACGTGGATCTAGTATTTACAGAGATACCTTATGAAGTCAATAAATCAGAACTGTTAAAAGCTATTGGGGTACTATCAAAAGAAGGCACTTTAACCGGCATTATAGGTTTAAAGGATGAATCTAATAAAGAGGGAATTAGAATACTTATAAAAGTAAAAAAAGATGCAAATACTGATGTAATATTAAATCAATTATTTGAGCATACACCATTAGAAATATCGTATAATGTTATAAATCTCACGCTTGTAGATAATGTCCCAAAGATTCTCAACTTAAAAGAGCTTATTTCAGAGTTTGTCAAGTTTAGAATGAATATTATAATAAAAAGATCTGAATTTGAGCTTAGAAAGGCACAGGAAAGAGAACACATTGTATCAGGGCTAATTAAAGCACTGGATCACATTGATGAGATCATCTCTTTGATTAGAGCATCTAATGACACTTCAGTTGCCAGAGATAATTTAATGAGCAAATTTGGTTTTACGGAGATTCAGGCTAAAGCTATACTTGATATGAGACTGCAAAAACTTACAGGGTTAGAGAGAAAAAATCTAGACGATGAAGAAAAGGATCTATTAAAAAACATTGAATCTTTAAAAGATATCCTGAATAACGAAAACCTAAGATATAATATTATGAAAGATGAATTTTTAGAGCTTATAAGAAAATATGGGGACAATAGAAAAACCGAGATTTTGAAAGAGGAGATAGAAAGAAGAGAAACTGAAGATCTCATCCCATCGGAAGATGTGGTAATATTGATAACCAATAACGGATACATAAAAAGAATTTCTATGCAAGAATACAGGACACAAGGAAGAGGTGGTACTGGAATTTTGACAGACAGCGATGAGACTGACTTTACAAAAGACCTATTTATTGCAAATACCCATGACTATCTTCTATTTTTTACAAACCTGGGTAGAGTATACAGCATCAAAACATACATGATCCCACAGGTCTCTAGAAGAGCTAAAGGTAAGGCTATTGTCAACTTTTTGCCAAAATTGCAGGATAATGAAAAGATTCAGGCTACAATACGTGTATCTAAGTTTGAGGGCTCTTACATTCTGATCGTTACGAAGAAAGGGATTGTTAAGAAAACGCATATTGAAGATTATAAAAACATACGTATTAGCGGAAAAATTGCAATTACCTTAAAGGATGATGATGAGATTGTGAGTATAAAGCTTACCAATGGCAAAAACGATATATTTATAGGATCAAAAGATGGAAAAGTTATTAGATTTTCAGAAGCAGACATAAGGCCTCTTAGCAGGACCGGCATGGGTGTACGTGGCATAAGACTGAAGAAAGATGATCAAGTAATTGGTAGTTGTCTAGACTCTGAAGGCACTGAAATTTTTACTGTGACAGAGCTTGGAAAAGGAAAAAGGTCCAGAATCGATAAATTTAGAAAAATTAAGAGAGCCGGCACTGGTGTTATAGGACATAAGATTACAAATTTAACTGGCGCTATGGTGGACATATTATCTGTAACAGAGGATGATGAAGTGATTATCATTACTAGAAATGGTAGCACTATACAATTTAAGATCAGAGAGGTTCCATTACTGGGAAGACAGACAATGGGAGTGAAACTGATTGACTTAAAAGAGAATGATTTTGTATCCGCAGTTACAAAATTGAAAACAAATCAGTAA
- a CDS encoding DNA topoisomerase subunit B yields MEYNADEIQVLGGVEAVRRRPGMYIGSTDQRGLHHLLVEIVDNSIDEALAGACKNIHVTIYGDGIASVEDDGRGIPVEIHPVYKKPALEIVLTDLHSGAKFDKKVYSVSGGLHGVGVHVVNFLSEWLKIYIKRNGKVYYQEYSRGKKMTEILEVGTITENGILWDEKYREDIIENSPTGTFIKFKADPLIFETLEFDYETIKGKLRNMAFLNRGLRITLKDKISETFEEYKYDGGIVEFVKFLTEGNMPIHKNVIYFEEKMDSIVVQLSMLYNNSSYETLLGYVNDIQTSEGGTHITGFRAALTKVINDYAKEHQLLREIPSITGEDVREGLVCVIQIMHPEPQFEGQTKSKLGNSEVKGIVTSVTTKNLKRFFEEHPEDAMNIVKKIVISGMAREAARKARENVKRKEISDTFGLPGKLADCSEEDPTKAELFIVEGDSAGGSAKQARNRNFQAILPLRGKIMNVEKAYEEKVFRNEEIKALISAIGTGVNNNFDLTKLRYNRIIIMTDADVDGAHIQTLLLTFFYRFARDLVTVGHIYIAQPPLYRVQKGKDVRYVYTEDEKNIAVKELGKDVTIQRFKGLGEMNPQQLWDTTMNPETRRLLKVSVETMAEADRLFSILMGSLVEPRKAFIIRHAKEVLNLDI; encoded by the coding sequence ATGGAATACAATGCAGATGAAATTCAGGTTTTAGGTGGCGTAGAAGCAGTTAGAAGAAGACCGGGAATGTATATTGGAAGCACAGATCAGCGGGGACTACATCATTTATTGGTGGAAATTGTGGATAACAGTATTGATGAGGCACTTGCTGGAGCATGTAAAAATATACACGTCACCATTTACGGAGATGGAATAGCCAGTGTCGAAGATGATGGGAGGGGAATTCCCGTAGAAATCCACCCTGTATATAAAAAACCAGCACTAGAGATTGTACTCACAGATCTTCATTCTGGCGCAAAATTTGATAAAAAAGTATACAGTGTGTCTGGCGGATTGCATGGAGTAGGTGTGCATGTGGTAAATTTTCTTTCTGAGTGGTTAAAAATATATATCAAAAGAAACGGGAAAGTGTATTACCAAGAATATTCTAGGGGAAAGAAAATGACCGAAATTCTCGAGGTTGGCACAATCACTGAAAATGGCATTCTATGGGATGAAAAGTATAGGGAAGATATTATAGAGAACAGTCCTACTGGCACGTTTATAAAATTCAAGGCAGATCCTTTGATTTTTGAAACCTTAGAATTTGATTATGAGACAATTAAAGGAAAATTAAGGAATATGGCCTTTTTAAATAGGGGACTAAGAATAACACTAAAAGATAAAATATCTGAGACGTTTGAAGAATATAAATATGATGGGGGCATAGTTGAATTTGTTAAGTTTTTGACCGAGGGAAACATGCCCATCCACAAAAATGTTATTTATTTTGAAGAGAAGATGGACTCTATCGTAGTTCAACTTTCTATGCTTTACAATAACTCTTCTTATGAAACTCTCCTAGGTTATGTAAATGACATACAAACCAGTGAGGGGGGTACACATATTACTGGATTTCGAGCCGCACTAACTAAAGTTATCAACGATTATGCCAAAGAGCACCAGTTATTAAGAGAGATACCTTCTATAACGGGAGAGGATGTTAGAGAAGGACTTGTATGTGTCATTCAGATCATGCACCCTGAGCCACAATTTGAGGGGCAGACAAAATCAAAGCTCGGAAACAGTGAAGTTAAAGGGATTGTTACCTCTGTTACTACTAAGAATCTAAAACGCTTTTTTGAAGAACATCCTGAAGATGCTATGAACATTGTTAAGAAAATTGTTATTTCAGGTATGGCAAGGGAAGCTGCCAGAAAAGCTAGAGAAAATGTAAAAAGAAAAGAGATCTCTGATACTTTTGGCCTTCCGGGCAAGCTTGCAGACTGTTCAGAAGAAGATCCGACCAAAGCTGAACTTTTCATTGTAGAAGGTGATTCAGCAGGAGGATCGGCTAAGCAGGCTCGCAATAGAAATTTCCAGGCAATATTACCATTGCGTGGAAAGATTATGAACGTAGAAAAAGCGTATGAGGAAAAAGTGTTTAGAAATGAAGAAATTAAAGCATTAATATCTGCTATAGGCACTGGCGTAAATAATAATTTTGATCTCACCAAATTGAGATACAATAGAATAATAATAATGACGGATGCAGATGTTGATGGGGCACACATTCAAACATTATTACTTACTTTTTTCTACAGGTTTGCAAGAGATTTAGTCACGGTAGGACACATATACATTGCCCAGCCACCATTGTATAGAGTACAGAAAGGCAAAGATGTAAGATATGTTTACACAGAAGATGAGAAAAACATTGCTGTCAAAGAGCTTGGCAAAGATGTTACGATCCAGAGATTCAAAGGGCTTGGAGAGATGAACCCTCAACAATTATGGGATACTACCATGAACCCTGAGACTCGAAGGCTTTTGAAAGTAAGTGTTGAAACCATGGCCGAAGCAGACCGATTGTTTTCCATTTTGATGGGAAGCTTAGTAGAACCAAGAAAAGCTTTCATAATAAGACATGCAAAAGAGGTACTTAACTTAGATATTTAG
- a CDS encoding class I SAM-dependent methyltransferase, with the protein MDLKTKRAWDLEYRRRGILWRGKNYNLNDILMFLNNDDFILDVGCGNGKTLTPIYDEGYNIIGLDVSIYALKLIKTNTELVQGDILSPPFKDETFDKILMIHILDHFLKNEREKIINLVYKLLKYDGMLFLEVFDINDFRVGKGYPVEEYTYLRGNNIVTHYFENLEILNLLKDFEIIEKKTYEKDRFINKKLYKKNSLLYIAKKN; encoded by the coding sequence ATGGACTTAAAGACAAAGAGAGCATGGGATCTAGAGTACCGTAGAAGAGGAATATTATGGAGAGGCAAAAATTACAATTTGAATGACATTTTAATGTTTTTAAATAATGACGATTTTATTCTGGATGTGGGTTGTGGCAATGGTAAAACTCTTACTCCAATTTATGATGAGGGATACAATATTATAGGATTAGATGTATCTATTTATGCTCTCAAGCTAATAAAAACTAATACTGAATTAGTGCAGGGAGATATTTTATCACCACCATTTAAAGATGAAACTTTTGATAAGATTCTGATGATCCATATATTGGATCATTTTTTGAAAAACGAACGAGAAAAAATAATTAATCTTGTTTATAAGCTACTAAAATATGATGGCATGTTATTTTTGGAAGTATTCGATATAAATGATTTCAGAGTTGGTAAGGGATATCCCGTAGAAGAATATACATATTTAAGGGGAAATAATATAGTTACTCATTATTTTGAAAATCTTGAGATTCTAAATTTATTAAAAGATTTTGAGATCATAGAGAAAAAAACTTATGAAAAAGATAGATTTATAAATAAAAAATTATATAAAAAAAATTCTTTGCTCTACATAGCTAAAAAAAATTAA
- the speD gene encoding adenosylmethionine decarboxylase, producing the protein MVVGIHIILDFYGVDEEILNYVESMKPIFENTAKEAKLTKISSDYYQFRPKGCSGIILLAESHLSFHTWPEYKLVTLDIFTCGDQKQAYSAFYILEKYLKPTKVSQCIIERGTDAPEKTYPEISTEEIKISDLN; encoded by the coding sequence ATGGTAGTTGGAATTCACATAATATTGGACTTCTACGGAGTAGACGAAGAGATCTTGAACTATGTAGAGAGCATGAAACCTATATTCGAGAATACAGCAAAAGAGGCTAAGCTTACTAAAATATCTTCCGATTATTATCAGTTCAGGCCAAAAGGATGCTCTGGCATAATTTTACTTGCAGAATCTCATTTATCCTTTCACACTTGGCCAGAATATAAACTGGTCACGCTAGATATTTTTACCTGCGGGGATCAAAAGCAGGCATATAGTGCATTTTATATTTTAGAAAAATACCTAAAACCTACAAAAGTATCTCAATGCATAATTGAGAGAGGCACTGATGCACCTGAAAAAACCTATCCTGAAATCTCTACCGAAGAGATAAAAATTTCAGATCTAAATTAA
- a CDS encoding arginine decarboxylase, pyruvoyl-dependent codes for MFTIVPSKVFFTKGIGRHKSKLGSFERALRDAEIAQFNLVEVSSIFPPNAEIISKEEGLSVLKSGQILFLVLAQNSSDELNRLISAAVGLAIPKDRKMYGYLSEHHSFGETEQTAGEFAEDLAAEMLASTLGIESHLVWDETKGIYKLDDRILLTQHTVSTTTVEKPSEWTTTLAAAVLIP; via the coding sequence ATGTTTACTATTGTTCCGTCTAAAGTTTTTTTTACAAAAGGAATTGGAAGACATAAAAGTAAATTGGGCTCTTTTGAAAGAGCCCTAAGAGATGCAGAAATTGCACAGTTTAACCTGGTAGAAGTCAGTTCGATATTTCCACCTAATGCAGAGATAATATCTAAAGAGGAAGGATTGTCAGTCTTAAAGTCTGGACAAATCCTGTTTTTAGTACTTGCACAAAATTCTTCTGATGAACTTAATAGATTAATATCTGCTGCTGTAGGATTGGCGATTCCTAAAGATAGAAAAATGTACGGTTATTTAAGTGAGCATCATAGTTTTGGAGAAACTGAACAGACAGCAGGAGAGTTTGCTGAAGATCTAGCAGCAGAGATGCTGGCATCTACACTTGGAATAGAATCACATCTGGTATGGGATGAAACTAAAGGTATTTACAAGCTTGATGATAGAATATTACTAACACAACATACTGTAAGTACTACAACTGTAGAGAAGCCATCAGAATGGACCACTACATTGGCCGCCGCAGTACTCATTCCTTAA